AACGGTCATGGAAACACCGAAAGGGGAATTACCCGGAAATAGAATCTtaagtatattttatataaagaACTGATATGAATGAGAACTTACTTTTGACTTCAATTGCCCGCTTGGCCTGTGGCTCGGTCAGGAACACACATTCATACTTCCCCCCGCTAGTGTAGGTGATCTTATCCAAACTAGGGAAAGAAACAGGACCATGTGAGAATTCCTTTCCTCTGCAGACGTAGCAAGTGGTGACTGGTGAGCAATTCTACCGAAGAAACTGCAGACACAGCGATTCCTTTTCCACTTCGCCCAAGTACAAAAGTCACAAAAGAACCCGGTTTATGTTCAAGAGGCAAAACGAAAACCACTTTTCCATGCAACAAATTTTCCCCGTGGTGATCACAATCACACGTTTGTTTGCTGCCCGCTCTGCCTAATGGGGAATTAAGGTCAGGGTAAGTGAGCGCGCTGCTAGGGGCGGCTATCCCTGCTGCCAAGGCGACCGGCAAAGCTGCACAAAATGCACGGTCCGATCTCTCTGCTAATGAAGGGAAAGCCTGAGCGGCGCTCCCAGCTTTGCTGCTAATGGGGAGGCAGCCAGCGAGAAGAGAGACGCCCGACGGGCAAGAATGCAAAGAGCGAGGGCGAGCTGGGTGTTGGGAAAGGGATACTATAAGAATCAAATAAAGGACATGCAAGGCCAATGTAGCCCACATTAAGCCCGACAAATGGTTGGTTGGGGGACCTCTTACCGGAGGGCGGTGTGTGGAACGGCAGCCTCGGACTTGGAATCTTCGATGACTTTGCCGTTGTGCGTCCAGTGGGAGCCCGAGATGGGAAGGGTGGCGTCCGTCAAGTTGCAGTGGAGGACTGCGGAGGTCTGGTTGCTGACCTCAGAAGGTTCAGTCAGGATTGTCGGGCCTTTCGATGAACAGAAgggaaaataaattatttaacaTTCTTTCATGAATGCTGCCATACAAAAGGAACTAGATATTTTCTGTTAAAATTTCCGACTATTACAAACCTGTCAGAAATAATTATCAGGGCGGATTTGTAGTTACAGCACTGCCTTAGGCAGCAGGGCCGAATGGCCATTAATTAATAACCATGTACTATTGCCATGGATCAccggatgtgttttttttttacatttacattatagCTGTATAACTTATAACACTCAAGAGTAGTCTTTACAGAAGAGGACTAGAGCAACTTTATTATTTTCCCAACGAGAGTATGAATAAAGTTGTACAACAGCATTTACAAATTTAGATTGGGATGTTGTTTACTTGAGTGTTAAGTAGTCAGTGGAAAACAAAGCAGAATTAGGAACCACGTCCTTTGCATTAGCTTCTCACTTGCCAAGTTTGACACTGAGACAAATCCGATCCAGCAGAGTTGAATCAGGGCCAACTCATAACAAGTACGCTCTAAACTGGATCACTCATTTGACAAAAAGGTGGACAAAGCTCCACAAAATAAGGAGATCTGTCCGACCAACAGTAGAATAGGGGTGgttggggtggggagggggcaggagatGCAACAAAGGTCTAGCAGATACTGTCTACAACAAGGTGATGGGGAAAAGACCTTAAAGAGACGAGACAAGCAAGAAGCAACAAGAGCAAAATGAAATATCGTTGGCAGCCGTTATAACATTTATATGTATAATTGACTTTTTATAACTTACTATATCTGCTTTACCATGGTGGAGAAACTGAACAATTTTTTGAAAGCAACAAACTAATACTGGACCACAAGGCAGAAAGATGCCGCATGGCTGAGACTGCATCTTTAATAATACGTTGCCATCTTGTGCCTACAGTGTAGTTGGTGATGAGCCACCGTCTACAAGCATAAACAAGGGGAATGCCGATGTTAGTATCAATTAAGGAGCGCTACGGAAACCTGCCAAGACGCTTCACTAATCAAGAAATCGGACACCCCTTTTGTTCAAACAGATTTTCTATCAAGGATCAGGATGGTAAGAAGCAGACGACCTTTCTTCCATTCTCCTTGAAACTTGGGGAAAAACACTGCGACCAGGGTGTGCGTTTATACAAGTGTTTTTCCTCAGATGCCATTTGCCAATTTTCCGTCCTTATGCCCAGTATTATATGCAAGAAAACTCAGTTGTACCGTCACCGTAAAGATTGAAGACACATAATGTGACCGGTAAGACCAGATTAGGGAGTGCCACGCTTTCTGACCAGGTTCAGATTCTACTACAGGACAACCttggagctggagaagagagGAGTGGGAGAGCGTATACTGGGTGAGGAAGGGGGGGTATCGGACCGGGAGACACAGGGGCCGAGTGTCCAGGACTTCACTACTGAGGCGATACGGGACCGGCTACGTTGACCGCGGCTCCCCGTGCCTTCGCTGCCACTCACTTTCAATCACAATAACGTTTGCCTGCGAGCGGATCCACTTGATTTTTGGCGCCTTCTTCAGTTCGTTGCGGTCGGGGTCATTAGAAGCGCGGCACTCGTACGTGCCGGAGTCGTTGAGGCCGAGGCGAGTGAGGCGCACGGCGCTCGTGGCGTGCGCTGCGTATGTGGCATTTATTTGCACGCGGTCGTCCCGCGCCCCGCCGAAGAGCTGCGTGAAGGTCTCGTCGGGCTCGTCGCCCTCGATGAACCACCACTGCACCTCGGGGACGGGGTTCCCTATCACCTCACAGTGCAGCTCTGCGCTGTCACCAATCAGCTTCATCTGAGACATGGGGGACTGGATGAAGCCCGCTGAGCACCGGTTAGAGCGCCCAGCGAATAGGATTTGGGTTTCGTTACGGTGGTGAGTTTTAAAGCAAGCCAGTTGATTTCATGGATTGGTAATAAAAGGCGCCGATGGAAGAAAAGGCAAGCaaacaagagaaaagaaagaaagttaaacacaaatgaaatggGAAAAAACGTGAAAGCATGCACATAGAAACAGATCAGCCTATTTAGCAAATTATTTGGGAAAATGTTTCATCGGTCGTGGTACTGACTCAtcaaaatgaaaagacattAGCAAAAAATGCTATTAGGGATCACTTCAGATATGGGAGCTCTACGTCAAGCCACACTGTCAGTTTCAAatttattacatacattatTATTCAATGAAGGCAATATTTTTTAACGGTTTTACTCAATGTTTTTACATGGTATTATACTTGGAATCCCCAACGACACATTTGCAGCAACGAGAATACACAACcgttacgtgtgtgtgcgtgtgtgtgtgtgtgtgtccaccgcTGCAATATTGTGCATGTTATTGGGGGACTTTTACCAGATTAAATTTGTACATGTGAGTGCTTGTTTGATTGATAGCCTTTAAATGCAATAATTGAATAAGAAAAGTTGTGACTGGGCGTCAAGAGATCCCTAaaaggcagaaagaaaaaacattcaaagcATCCAATAGCATCTGTGAAATCAAAACAATaaagagaaaatggagaaaagatAAGGATGGAATGAAAAAACAGCtcatataataaaataaagttcaAAGGAAAAGCTTACGACACGCATGCACGATAATGACTCCTGTTAGATACATGCATACTTCGACAAAATCCATAGCAGGGGCACTCGTTTGGCCACTcacacttttaaaatgtatttaattaagATGCAATGAACCTCCAACAGCTGATATTATTAGAGGACAAACCAAGGAGACTTGTGACACTAAATGTATCATGTGACCTTTCCAGCTTAGTGACCACCACCTCGATCAAAAGGTCACCGTCATAGAATATGCTGAAGGAaagttcaaaaataaatatgttctaGGCCCAACTGAATAGAAGTAAACATGATGGTGCAAGTCACTGGATTCAGCCCTCTGCTCTGTAACATGAGAACCAGATACACATGTGAAGCTGCATTGTTGACATGTGAGGTTTAAATACGCTCAACAAACCTGCTAGATGCCCAAACAGAGAACAAAAGGTCTGGAAATCTATATTTTCAAATACGTTTTTGCATTTAATGTGATAGAAAATATGATCACATAAAAACAGGGCAAATAAGCCCACACGATGGGGCTACGTGCTTTatcttcagtgtgtgttttcattcaaatatCTAGATGAAAATGATAGCCGTTGCTTCACCTTTTGAAAAGACTAAATGTAATCCTCGGGCCACTTTCAACACTCGAGTAACAAAGTGTACTGACAAGCTAACCCCGAAGAGGAAAAGCTACGAGAATTTAACATCCTTTCCAACAGAAGAGGGATGTTGTTGGTTTCAACACTGACAGCTGTGACGCATTGAAACACTGTGTAAAGAGGCCATTTCAATTCAGCATTGTTTCATTGGGTCACGGTTTGGAAATGAGCAacttctgagggggggggggggggcggacttCACTCTCAGCCCAAGAAGGTAGTCGACTGACACACACCGTCCCGAAAAAACAACCCATTAGTTTAACTGTGTGCAATAAAAAGGATCATTTCAGTGAGAGCCGGTTAACGGGGGAACTCAAAATGGTggccaacaacaaaaatgaatcCATATTAACCAAAGTCCTTGGGTTAAAAGCTCAGAATATGTGCTCTAAGTAGCATTACCCGTCTGCCCCGTAACCCCCTTCTCATGCTAAACGGTCAGCTTGAGAAGAATGTGGCACTCTTGGGAAATCTAATTGTACTTCTACTCAAAGGCTTTTTGGTTATTAAACCAGCAAACATTCCAACTCCCTGTGATAAATATCTATTAACCACCTGGTTGCTGCTACCACATTTCTGCAACATCAACGTTACCTGGTTTTATAAAGACGTTTGTGTCACGACAACAGAGACACTTTAACTGAATCGCTCCCCTTCGAATAAACGTTGTTTTATGTGTCGACGATCACATGTAAAGAATAGCTAGCTCATTTGGACGGGGCAAGAGAGAAGCAGCCGTATTCCCGTGGAACGCGTGTGACATTTGACGTCGTGCGGCCGTTTGTGATCACTGTAACCAAAAGCAGCGCCATCACTCCGACGCCATTCGCAGTGGAAAACCAGCTCGAACAGACGGACGGCGTATTGTGGCAACTGATGCTCGTCACGTGGTCCGCCAGCACCCCGAGGGAAAAGAGAAATGGTGACTCCCCTCAGTCGCCCCCTTTACCCACAACGAGCCACCGGCTGTGACAATTCTAACGCCGCAAAGCTCAATGCGGCGGTAAACGTTGCTCGCTCGCGACGGCGTCCCGTTAGAACGTTACGCAACTAATTACGAGGTCGGTGGAGAGACTGCGGACCGAGCCGCCATGTTTCCAATGGACGTTACTCATCATGTGACCAACTACATTAGCTGGCAAATATCTAACCTTATGTAACTTGGCTTTGTTGAAAAGCCAattgaattgttgttgttggggaggggggggggggggggggggggttaacgtTCTGTTAACCAAAACGGACGGTTAGTCGTCCGAAAGGAAAATGAGCTAACACGGCTAATGCGCTAATGCGTCACTCTCCTTTTTTTAACTGACGCTAcggatactttttttttgaagaaaaaacagcCGCTACAAGAAGACGTTAGAGATACAACAGCACAACTGTCGTAACGTTAACGACGAGCGAATCCGCGCGAACACGTTAAATGTTCCGTGTACGGGTCAAAGTCTTCAACCAACATGGCTGACGTTACGATTCTTACCTGTGGACGCGTCGACTCGCAAACAGCCCAGCAGCAGGGCGCTGACAGCCCACAGCAGCTTCATGGCGGCGGACTCGGTGTTTACTGAAGCGTCGAACGAACGCGACGTTAGCTGAGACGAGACGAaccttcttcctcctttccgCTGAACTCCTTCCAGCGAGATGTCGTGAGCGGAGGCGATCGTCCTCTGGTGTCCCCTCACGTACACGCCCTGGACGTCACGTGGGAATGACGCGCCGTTGAGGGGCGTGGTGGCCaagtcacgtgacctgcattatTGCTCGCGCAGGGCCATTTCAACGCAACATATGCGAAAGAAAATTGGCAAAATACAGGCGtagtattttaaattaaaatgtattatttcatgtCCGCCATCTACAAGAAGTGCCTGAAGTTTCCCAGTTGTTGGTGTATGTCAGAGCAAAAATTGAAAGGAAATGTCAGTGATATGTAGAGattactatttattattatgaGGTTCCATTTTGCCGGACAAATGTTAAATGATCCCGTAGTTTGGAttttgtctgaaaaataaatttcCTAATCTTAATCAGAAATGAATCGTTATGGAAATGAAATTACacctggtacacacacacacacacaacaaagagtataaactgtgtttgagaGTGATCACTGATAAATGTCAATTTAAATATCAGGAATGGCAATACGAAGAATCCTTGAAGATAGTTGCAATGGAGACTTGTAGAGGGAATTTGAATTATTCCTGATGAGTCCATCTCTGGTCAGACTacagtaaaaataattaaatcaattaattgaATTCTACCCCAAAACACTTCACATACAATTGAACAACCCTTAGTAAGTATGGGTTCACAAcatctaaatatattttaaatcgGTTTGCAACtcttaaacaaaaacattgttttctacACCTTGGATCTGTAGTTACTGAATGTTAGAAAAGCTTGCCATTTCCGAAGGCACATAGGTAATTCCCACAAATACTTGCACAAAGGAAGcaataaacaaaatgaatcaactTCACCTTGTAAAATAAAACTCATAACGATAAGTCAAGTGTGCCGACTTGTCCTCTGCGGGACCAAAGTTCTAGTTCATAACAATCCCCTCAGAGTAAAAGGCCTTTGAAACTGAACcccggaggaggagacaggtaCAATGTAGAGGAAATATGTCTGAACAATGGGAGGAagcatcatttatttgtttattgacAACGTGCATTAGGAAAGTGCCCCAGTGGAAGATTTATAGACCCTGTAAACTACTTACGTGTCTTTGGACAAAAGTCTTACTTTGAAATCTTAAAACCGtattatgcattgaaatcactTCCAGCTGAGCTCATAGAGGACGTTATTGTTCTCTGGAACACAAACCGGCACAGATCCTGTTTGGACTGTTTCCCAAAGATGAAAAACTAACGAttagagggagagaaagcgagagaatgCTTAACAGACAGTTTGAGTGGTGGCACccaaaaacaactttattttcatttcacacaATCATACTGCAAATCAATAGTCAACTGGCAACTTCAGAAAATATTCAATTTAACATATTAAAATCCCCCGAAATGCTCTGACAAGTTTCAGGCTTatagagaaaattaaaaaaaaatccatgtgaGTGTAATTTAGAGATGATATCCATGTTGTTATCCAAACAGCATCGACTTACTGCAACTTCAAGTGCAAACATTTGTACCTGTGACCTAACAGGTAATCCGGAGGTTAATCGTACAAACTATTTGggattttgttttggaaaaaaaaaaaaaaaaaaaaatcaaat
This Gasterosteus aculeatus chromosome 8, fGasAcu3.hap1.1, whole genome shotgun sequence DNA region includes the following protein-coding sequences:
- the bsg gene encoding basigin, producing the protein MKLLWAVSALLLGCLRVDASTAGFIQSPMSQMKLIGDSAELHCEVIGNPVPEVQWWFIEGDEPDETFTQLFGGARDDRVQINATYAAHATSAVRLTRLGLNDSGTYECRASNDPDRNELKKAPKIKWIRSQANVIVIESPTILTEPSEVSNQTSAVLHCNLTDATLPISGSHWTHNGKVIEDSKSEAAVPHTALRLDKITYTSGGKYECVFLTEPQAKRAIEVKTLPHVAAYKHSEHGNEQDKGVMVCVSHGYPLPIEWTWAKVGEGSLVSSLNGTSDKYEIKSTPNKTTLTINDLSIENDIGYYACSGTNELGTNRDQIQLRVRSRLAALWPFLGIVAEVIILVTIIFIYEKRRKPDEITDDDDSGAAPLKSNSSENHKDKTVRQRNSN